A region of the Phaseolus vulgaris cultivar G19833 chromosome 11, P. vulgaris v2.0, whole genome shotgun sequence genome:
ACTAATTTTACATACATGTCCTATCAGATTTAATGGCCGATCAACACCATAACAACCAAGGCTTCTTCTTCCACTAACAATTTCAAGTAGCAACACTCCAAAACTATAAACGTCAGACTTTGTAGAGAAAACTCCTTCCATCATATATTCTGGAGACATGTAACCACTGCAAGAAAAACTAATTTGTAACACGgtgaaataatttttatctaTTCATGGAAAAGGGAACGAAAGAGAGTTTATTAAACTCACTGTGTCCCAACAATTCTATTGGTATTTGAGACAGATTCTTGTGTGAATATTCTTGCCATCCCAAAATCTGATATTTTTGGATTCATATTTTCATCTAAAAGAATATTGCTACCTTTCAAGTCCCTATGGATGATTTTGAGTCTTGAGTACTTATGAAGATAAAGTAATCCTTGGGAAATTCCTTCTATTATTTTGAACCGCTTCTTCCAATCTAGTAATTTGCCTCTTGTACAATCTTCCAAATgtcaatatatatatagtgaTGGTTAGTATTTGagtcaaacaaaaacaactttTACAGTGTGATTGTTGAGTGTCCTCAATTATAGTAAGAAATATTCAGTTTAAAAACCATATATAGTTAAGAAAACTAGAAGCTTCCCTATATATGTATTCTAATTGATACATAATAATGAAAACgatattttgttttcaaaagaacACATAATTAACTGTACTTTTGCATATCACTCACCGAATAGATAGAAATCCAAACTTTTATTTGACATATACTCATAAATTAGAATCCTCTCTTCTTCGTCAATGCAACAACCAAGTAGTTGCACAAGATTCATATGCTGAAGTTCACATATTAGTGTTAGTTCATTCTTAAACTCCACAATTCCTTGTCCAGATGTTTTTGAAAGTCTTTTTACAGCAATCTCTTGGCCGGTTGGAAGAATTCCCTAAAATTACAGTAAAGTAACAAATATTGAGTACTCTAATTGACACAAACTTGTAAATGCATAACTTCATTGGTTTCAAGTCACCTTATAAACGGGTCCAAAGCCTCCTTGTCCTAACTTATTCTCAGGTGAAAATCCATTTGTTGCTGCCATAACTGATGtataattaaacaattttaggCCATTTCCTTTTTTTAAATCAACTTCAAAATCTTCCATTGCAGATGACCGACTACAAGTTGCCAAATGTACCATCTTCATCACCAtcctttgccttttcttctctGTTTGATGAGTATCAGAAAGATTAAAGCATAGATAAATTATCAAAAGATTGTGTTTAGTGATGTACTACATTGATTTTGAAGTAGGTAACTACCTTGAAACACGAATTTTCGTTTCTTTAAGGCTAGGCAAATAGTGAATAGGCAAATTGCAAGTAGAGCAGTTGCTGCTACTGCACCTATCCATATCCACTTTCTTGTACCTGTATAGAATGTTTTCATAAATAACCATTTTTCAACAACCAAAGGAATCATTGGTTTCTGTTAGGCCATACACAATCCTGACGGTATGTGACTAAGGTATAAAAAACCTAATTGaattagaaaattatgaaaattgtaCATATAGTACACAGTTGTATAAACTAAAGAAATTAATCGAACAATTAAGTAGACTTACCCTTATGATTAGTTAACATGTTCACCAGCAAGTAAAAGTTTTCACCAGTACTATCAAAAGTATAATTATCCGCGGAAATCCAGTGAAAGAATATGCATCCAGTTCCATTAGAATACATTTCTCTGAATGCAGTGCAATTACAATTGCTCCAGCAATTGGCCTCACAATCACTGTAACCATAACTTATATTTCCTTCAATGCTTGTATTCTGATAATTGAAGTAACCAGTCTTTTTCTGGAACACATCACCAGGATTCCTACACTTGGGTATATCCTGCCATCTTTGGCACCCTCCATCTGTGTTATATCCATAACACAAATCAGCCCTTGCAACATATCCTTTACCATCAGATATCTGCCCAGTTTCTGAGAAAATCCACATTATGTCAGGCTCTTCATTTGTAGTTATGAAAGAGAAGGAGTTTTCATCCCCATTAGACACAATGGTATAATTCAACCTGCGTTGTGCATCCTCTGGAATGTGCTCAAATCTATTGTTCCTCAGTTTCCCACTTTTCCAGCAAACTTTTCCCCGTCTCCTTATGATCAATTCTTGTCCCACAGGTTTCCATTCAAGGCTAAAGGCACCGGGAGTGCCAAGTGTGTTGGCCAAAGATGAAACCAGTAACCAATGATGGCCTGTTTTGTGATTAACACCTAACTTCATGGTGGGGATCAAAGTGTCAATGGGATAATCAAAACTCTGCCACAAGAGAGTGTTTGTCCCATTGGGGTGAAGTTGTTGAAGTACAAAATTGCCTGTGTCCAACAAGGTGGCCTTAGTGTTGTTGataggttgaggtggagaataCAGGATTATTGGCTTCCCACGTTCAGATTCAATTTTCAGCACACCTGAGCGGTTAAGTGACAGAACTGCAGAATCTCCGTGAACAGGTTGGTTTACATCACTTGTCCaaactacaatatttttatttacagtGGATACAACCAGATATTGGTTGTCATCAACA
Encoded here:
- the LOC137836707 gene encoding G-type lectin S-receptor-like serine/threonine-protein kinase At1g67520; translated protein: MTLLHMFLLFPCFKHAMRHKLQKLLAFMCLCLWWSTCIHVEAANDSLNPGDTLNSDTGTLCSKKSKYCLDLPSSNVDDNQYLVVSTVNKNIVVWTSDVNQPVHGDSAVLSLNRSGVLKIESERGKPIILYSPPQPINNTKATLLDTGNFVLQQLHPNGTNTLLWQSFDYPIDTLIPTMKLGVNHKTGHHWLLVSSLANTLGTPGAFSLEWKPVGQELIIRRRGKVCWKSGKLRNNRFEHIPEDAQRRLNYTIVSNGDENSFSFITTNEEPDIMWIFSETGQISDGKGYVARADLCYGYNTDGGCQRWQDIPKCRNPGDVFQKKTGYFNYQNTSIEGNISYGYSDCEANCWSNCNCTAFREMYSNGTGCIFFHWISADNYTFDSTGENFYLLVNMLTNHKGTRKWIWIGAVAATALLAICLFTICLALKKRKFVFQEKKRQRMVMKMVHLATCSRSSAMEDFEVDLKKGNGLKLFNYTSVMAATNGFSPENKLGQGGFGPVYKGILPTGQEIAVKRLSKTSGQGIVEFKNELTLICELQHMNLVQLLGCCIDEEERILIYEYMSNKSLDFYLFDCTRGKLLDWKKRFKIIEGISQGLLYLHKYSRLKIIHRDLKGSNILLDENMNPKISDFGMARIFTQESVSNTNRIVGTHGYMSPEYMMEGVFSTKSDVYSFGVLLLEIVSGRRSLGCYGVDRPLNLIGHTWELWKDGASLELVDPSINKSFDPEEVQRCIHIGLLCVQHYADDRPTMSDIVSMLTNKSAIVSLPERPAFYVGRKIIHDELSSKGFCTDSTIEIAASTVEITSSTIDMTDS